DNA sequence from the Acanthochromis polyacanthus isolate Apoly-LR-REF ecotype Palm Island chromosome 5, KAUST_Apoly_ChrSc, whole genome shotgun sequence genome:
ACTTTATTTCAAATTCGACAGCTTTCCATATCATTGCCCATTTCACAGATACGTTTTCCATCTTCCATGTCTTTCCTCGCATACAGTCTAATCTCTTGTATTCTTTAATCTCACAGCCTAAAATGGAAAGAACGAACATAGAAATCatacaaaatgtagaaaatacaaGTGAGGAACATTAAAGACAAGAATTTGGGATGACACAGAATCAGAGCttcaaatttgttcaaaaacaaatgtcagtCGTGGGCCAGTAGAAAAAAACTTGTAAGTGCAAAAGAGGTaagattggaaaaaaaaaaaaaaaaatcttacttgATTAGGCTTTAGAATACAGTATATGTGAGTAAAGACATGAGACCGAAAACATGTGGGCCCATCAACTAATAATTTCAAAAACAGTCCCTTAACCATACATACTTCAGAGTGAAAAAAAGACTCCagattttagcatgaaaacaaagagtcAAGTCTGAACCAAATGTGACTCCGTTTGAGGGCAGctcagctgaaaaacaaaaagctgtgaTGTGGCTGCCCAAGAGCTGAGCAAGCAGTGACCTTAAGTTTATCACAAGGCACAAGTGTTTGGATAAACTCATCACTACTGTAAGATGAGATGTTAATAGTCCATGTCTGGATGCAAAGatggtacaaaaaaaaatgtgtaggCATGAGTCACATTTCATTTAATTCTCATACAAATAGTCGGTTTTTGTTGTCGAAGGGTGTCTGAGTGTGCTAGGAGTAGTTTAGAGGGCGTCCAGCAGACTGTCGATGCGGCTGACGAGCTCCTGTCTCTTGCTGGTCAGAGTCTTCTCGCTCTCGATGTAAGCCTCCTTCTTGACTTTACCCGCCACCAGTCTCTCCGCCTCCTGGCAGGAGCGGCACACCAGCTCCTTCACCTGGACGTCCAGCTTCTGCACCTCCCCGACCTGAGACCACAGACAGAGGAGTTAGCATCACCGTtgtaaaaacctgcaatatATCGCTAACAACACCCATGTCACTCACCTTATCAGCCAGGTCAGAGCCCTCTGCCTTGAGGCGGGCCTGCAGCGAGCTTATTTCATTAGTGAGAGCACGGTGGTCGGCCTCCAGGGTCTTCCGGCCGCTGTTGAGCGCCCCCGTGTCGCGGGACTGCTTGTAACGGTTGACCACCTCGTCCATGTGTCGGTACAGACCGAGACGTTTGTTGACCAGAGTcagcacctgctctgtgatggAGGCAACCTTCATCCGCACCTCTGCAGCTGGATCCTGAGCAGAGACGAAAGAAGTGAAAATGGATTTAAAACACAGTGACGAACTAAATAAATGCAGTGATATGCAGACTAGCAGCTCAAGGAGGCCAACAGGGAGACACAAGTGTTGTTACCTTTGTGATGGCAAAGTCCAGACGTACGTAGATGATGACGGTGAAGAAGAGAATGTAGAAAGCTCCGACAACCAAGAGAGGCTCCTGCAGCATCAGGATCTTATTGAAGTTATAATGAACCtgggagtcagagaggaggttTGTTAATTCAGATTTAAACAGGGTTTTACTGCTCTTATTATATTCACAGTACATaataatgaacaaaataaaaatatcaaggCATGTGCAAAAGACATCCATAATTGATGAATTAagtcaaactaaaaaaatatttgctggGCAGAGCCTCTTCAAGTGAAGTGTTGCACCCATTTATTTTGGTAGATGAGAGAATATACAAATTGAGAAATATATTATGAATGTGCAGTTAAGTCATACACATATtcatgactttaaaaaaatctaaatgtatgAATCCCTTCAAGCAGCACCTAAAGATGGTGAGATTCATTAGATCTCGTGGAAACCAAAACATAGTGGTAAGTACGCACCaaggtcctattatcacacttgaacttggtTTATTGCACTTACCCAGGTGGTTTTCTCCTGattagatccttgcttgtgttgtgtctACTCTGAGATGTACGTAGCTTTGAATAAAAGCTAAATGAAGTTGCAGAATTGTAATAGCTCTTCATAGAAAATTGGTTGTGAACTGTTGCACAAGTAGGTTTATGTAGCTAAGTTACAACGGTGTTTAATAACACTATTGTAACTGCGTGTTATATTGCTAAAACTTATTGTGAATCAGCTGCTACATATCATTTACATGCTTGTGTGTTTGCTATAGTATGGctgaatttgtcttttttttttttttacacttcatCTTACCACAACATCTTGAATGTGTTGCTCCACCAGGTTGTTCTTTGTGGCAACCAGCACTGGTCGGCCAAAAGTATCCAGATACGTGTAGTGCAGCTGGTTTGGCATGCGAGTGATTTTGTAAGGAGTTTCCACGTTGATGTTTCTGATGAGACAAGACGGGGAAATAAGAGAAATCAACACCAGCCATTGCAAACATCTGCATATTGTAGATTTGCTTACAAACACTTACCTAGCTCCCTCTGGCAGGATGATTTTCACAGTCATGGAGTCGATGACCTGGTCATCATACACATGGTCAACTAGTCTCATCTTCAGTGCATACTGGTCACCTGGGGCGTAAAAATAACACGACATATAAGCAAACACATCCTGGGATTCAGTGATTCAGAAGGATAGGTTCAAGTTATCATGACAGAAGGCATCTCCAATGCTGAATCAGCCCTTGgcattgtctttgttttaattcTTTGCCTTAAATATTCTGCCCTTAGGGATATAAGAAATCTGCTCACCCAGGGTGTAGAGGTACTCATAGCTAGGCAGATTGTAGCCGATGATGTAGTGGGTCTTCCAGCCTCCAAACAAGGGGAAACGTGGCctgacctccacctccaccgAGTCATCCAGAACCTGCAGATGGGAGGTGGAGATGTTGCCAATCTCATCTCTGTAGTAAACGTCTTGGGCCGAGGCGGGAAGGATAGTCtgttaaagagaaaaatgataGTCACCATAATAATcaccaaaacagtgaaaacaagtCACTGGTTTCTATGTAAAGCAACAAACCTTGAAGGACTTGACAGATGAGATGCCGCTGTCTGACTGCCGCTGGTAATCATAACGGGAAAACGGGCCCTTCAGGATGGCTCCTGTGTGCCTCAGGTCGATTGTTTCCTCCACAGCAATATTGCCCCAGTGAGACACCTCAATGGTGCGAGTGATGCTACTGATGGTGAGGAAGGGCGTGTTGTTCTCATAGTGGATCTTCATTGTATCCTGGACAGTAGAGAACGAATGCATATTCAAATTTGTTAGCAGCTGTTTTGCAGCTTCGCTCCAAGCTATTCAAATGTGGTCAGAGCTGTACCTCGCTGAATGGAGCCACGTCACGGAAAGGCCCGTACTCAATGATCTCATCGGTCTTGCTGGGGTTGCCCAACTTGGTGTAGCTCTCCACAGTCTTGGACGCCAGGCGGACACGCGTGGTCTGGCTGCGAGTGGGATATGGGGAGTATAGGTAGTGGTTCCCCTGGAAAATGACCAGCTGGCGCTCAGCCTGGGTGATGTGTGTGGGGAAGGGCTTCAGGACATGGCTGAAGGTCATCTCCACCTTTGCTTTCAGCTGAGCGCCTGCAGCCAGACTGGACGGCAGGTGCACTTTGTAAAACTCCCCACTGTTGGACAAAAGATAACAGAGATCAAGTGTGAGATGATTATGCACAatgataatataatataattttttgttgttttttgcatatttaaagctacagactgTAAGAAATCAGTTTAACAGGACAGTTTgtgttgtgacttttttttttactgctggaGCTAAAGGCAGAGAAGAAGTTCATCAGAAACACCACTGATACCTCCGAGTCAGTTCACTCAGTGTGGGACTTTGAAGATTCAACTGGACCATGAAACCTGCGTGTCAGTTTATACAGTTAAAGAAGTTTAGATGATAATTTTCATCTCTTACCTTTGGCCCTGAATTGTTGTCTGCTCAAGTTCAAGTGTgccatcctcctcttcatcacccTTCACCTGAGAAAACGCAGCTGTTAAAGCtctttgaaatgaaaacacCTCCCCCCATTCATGATGGTAAAAAAGTGTTGTTACTGCACATTAATCACATAAGTTCATAAATTTATTTTACCACTTTGCATATATTCAGTTCAGCTGAACATGACATTTTCAAGGAGAAAAACACTTTAGAGTGCTGCAAAAACTGCAACCCAATAATTTTTAGGGATACTGCAGGTGTTAGGTTTAACTTCTAATCTTTGTTTAGAACGATTTTCTCTAAAACTTACTTTGAGCATCAGCATCATGCTATATATAATATTTCTGATAGTTTAATGTCTATGACAGTAGTAGAAACAAGCATTGCATCAACCACTGCTTTCTGATAATCCACTGGACAAAGCTTGCAAAAGTGCATTTTAAGTAAACTTTCATGGATCATGTCATCATATGGGGTAACTATTAGGTCAGATCAAGCAAATGAAAGGTCTCACGTTGATACCAGGCTCATCTTCTATGCGCCACTCTTTGtgtcaaaacatttttctaacaTCGTCAACTACGGTGACTTCACTTGACTTACAAGCAAGATCTAAGTAATTTTTGAGCCTTATAATGCAACGGATGATAATCTACAGAAGAAATCGCGTGTAGCTTATGATTCTGTGTGCAAACGGAGCTTTGTGAGTTTCATTCATACTAGAGGGGGCAGGCCTGTGCGCAGCCACACACGGAAGTGAGCTGCCCAGCGCATACGTGTCATTCAGCCGCTGACAGAGCGTGGAGCCCTGGGGAAGTTAACTCGCTGTTATCCACATTGTTAGCAAATCAAAGTGATTCGATATAGTCTTGGTTGAGTTCACAACTGCACGCCATGGGCTGGTGTGAATGCATTGCATTTAGCAACACAGAACTGCGATAGTAGCCAGCTCTGGCTAACTGTGGCTAACTGACTTCCCAGCTCATTCCTCGCAGCAGCGCATTGAATAGCATTTCATAGCTAGTAGCTGTGTTTCCATGCATCCAATAAACACATTACTATTTTCTAAGGCGACATGCTGGTAACCTCTGCAACTCTACTGCCCACACCTCcccagaacaaaacaaacaaacgagTTACACGTTTTATCCAGTCAAGATGCGTGTAGCTTACTACAAAGTGGCTAACATGCTAACGCTATCTAGCCGGTTACAGGTAGAGGCGTTGGCGATGTTTCATTCATTAATGTTTAACTCACCGAAGCTCCTATGTAGGCCAGGTGCGGGGCCAGGTCAGCCTCCACAGCCAAGACAAAGCTGTGAACGGAAGAGTGTCCCTGGTTGGACAGCACGATCTCCGCAGTGATCTTGGCCAGATGAGTTCCCAGGTCCACTGTCCTCTTCACATCCTCGTTCACCAAACCGTCCGCGGAAACCTCAGAGCATACAGCCGCCAGAAGGAGCAGGCAAGCGGCGGGAAGTGTCCACCTTCGTGTCATGGTTAAATACAAAATGGGCTGAAATCCAGGGGTTTGAGCGGTAAAGACGGGAGGAAATGCAGAGCAGCGAAGAAAGGCCGCCGTGCCGCTCTACATCAGAAAGGATGACGCTTCATTCAGTCAAACGTGATGACGTCACGGCGCGCTCTTTGTAACGTGATGTGCGTCTATGTTTAATGACAATCCGTGCTCCGGAGCAACTGTGAATTCTGACACAGACGCAGAGGCAATCGCGTAGTTTGGATTTTCTAGAGATAGAACTATTTTGAAATTAAATGAGTGTCGCtttattttcatgctttgtTGCTTGTTGGACTGAGTGACCATTAAATGTGTGTGCTGGTGTCCTGTTGATAGTCAACTGTGTCGATTTTAAGTCTGTATAATAATAAGTCACATTTACACCGCTGAATAACTGAATTGAATTCTTGTGAAAGTGCCATGCGCATTTTCATCGCTGCCTGTCAGTCAATGCCTGTAATTACCGAAACATCTCTTACTTTATATATGGAATTTTATGACGTATGTTTCGTGTTATACTGGCCGAAGTTAGGAGCGCGTTAGACCGAAGATCTAAAGGTCCTTGGTTCGATCCCAGGTTTCGGCGGACTGGTGTCGCTTTTATAAGTTGTCAGAGAGCTGCTGATTAATGACTGAGCATGACGGTGTATTTCTGCCTCACTTGACTGAATTCTCCACCCCTGATCATCTtcagtttaacagttttataaAGCGGCAAATATTGATTGAGTTGACCATGTATGAAATCTGAAGTCACTGATAACAttagtttttgagttaaaaaatTCTTGAAGTTATTTTCTTCATGACAGCTGTAGAGCAGTTTTTAAGGTGGCATCATTTGATAAATAATATAGCTCTAGGAGTTCTGTATGTGTGGTTTTTAGCGGTACAACCCTGTTTTGATAGAATTATCCAAACCAGGTCTAGTTTGTAGTGTAAATTTAATCAAAAATTGCTATTATTTCTGTCTTGTCTAGTTCTGTATTCCACCAACCACAGaaccttaattttttttaccttaagGTGCTGAATGGTTGTCCTGTGATTGGCACTCATAAGAGCTTTTAAAATGGAGTATGTATTGTATGTAGCATGGTGCCAATCAAAGACATGTCTTGTGAGAATTTCTTTTACTTCTGTTTAATTTATGGTCAATATTAAGACAATCATTAAGCAGGTATGATAGGTTAAGGGGTTACAACTGGAGGAGTGTTGTTATcggttaaaagaaaaatcatggttttcCAACTTGTAGCTTTGTTTGCCAGAACTGTGTTGTAAAGTTGTTCAAGTAATGTGTGAAAACCAAAGCTCTTAATAAGTCAACTCAGATTCACTTCTGTACAGGATATTTATTTATAAGTTGAGTCTGGTTAATCATGGCTTTGTCAGCACCCTATGTAGTACATAGTGGTCTAACTGAACCACACTATCATCCTATccttctacaatttcatttagcttttatccaaagcgacggaGTACAtctgggggctgcacagtgacgtagtggttagcactttcgccttgcagcaagaagatccccagttcaaatcccggcctgagcctggggtctttttgcatggagtttgtgggttttctccgtgcactccggcttcctcccacagtccaaaaatacgctgaggttaattggttactctaaaattgcccataggtgtgaatgtgagtctgattgtttgtctgtatatgtagccctgcaacagactggtgacctgtccaatgtgtcccttgccttcgcccgagtcagctgggataggctccagcaccccctgcgaccccagtgaggataaagcggtgtatagagaatggatggatgtatgtgcatacatctgagagtagatgcaacacaagcaaggatctggtccagagaaaacaacctggataagtgccagaaaacaagttcaagtgtcaTCAAAGTGTGTACACAGGCAGTGCAGATGTAATAGGACATTTTTTGGTTGTTCTTTTTCCCAGTCTGTCAAGCataaaggtgttcagtgaggAGTTTGGTTTTTAcccttttcttaaagactgacaGAGATTCTGCAGATTGAACTGAGTTTGGTAACTCATTCCACCACAGTGGAGAAGAGTTCGGCGATGGACCggccctgttgtggtggttgggTCAGGGGCCTTTTTTTAGCTGAGTGTAGAGAGCAGAagggagtgtagacctgaatgagagagttcaggtcAGAGGgagatgtttttattgtagttttggTTGCAGATGTCAAAGTTTTGAATTTTGTGCAGGgagcaactggaagccagtgaagtgaTCTGAACAGCGGGGAGACATGAGTTGTTTTTAGCTGGTTAATAACCAGACGTGCTGCTCTCTAAATGAAGGCTAACATGACACCTGTGGCATGAGCTGCTTCTTCTCTTAACATAATAGCAAATGAAACTATCTGCCTCGTCCTTTTTGTACGCAGTTTTGTGGTGTATTGATTGTGCTTTTTGTGCCGAAATAGCTCAGTTGGGTGAGCGTTAGTCTGGAGGTCCCTGGTTCAATCCTGGGTTTTGGCAAAGTAGTGCAGCTTTCAAATGTGAGAGTACAGTGATTAAATAGATTCAACATGAATAAGACAAGGATTTGTTGGCCAGATCTATGTTGTTCAAGTAATGATTTTAAGTGTACCTCACTATCATCCCGTAATAGAGGTACAGAAATCTCTGGCTTGCTTGTATTACTTTAAATCAGTTGCAGCATTATTTCTCCCTCAAAATAGTGATGGAACACAGTGATGAGTGGAAGAACGACCATATTTGTGAGAGTGAAAAGTCTGACTTGATACTCAACATCTCTTGCTAACCAGTTAATCTTGCTCTGTGGTACACCCCTCTGGTTATCTTCAACACAGTTAACTCAGTCACACTGTCCCACAATGCACGATATCACTTAAagttttggccaaatcaaagtgaaatcaaTGTTGCTGATTAAATGTTGtctgtaataaataccaaaAGCATATCATTTTCTCTTTGAGTTTTATTCTAGCTGCAGTTCCAGCAGTGCAAACAGACTTTTGAcagcaaatcaggaccaaacataaaaacatattaatgtgatttctgcatcaccagctgAACACATGTTGGGTTCCCATAGCAACATACAGTGTGCGATACTGTAGCTACATGGCGTCGTTCAGTGGTTTTAGTTATATACAGCTCGATAATACATTCCCTTAGCTGAGAATTGGTATCACTGTTATCATGGAGACCTACAAGACAGCGCTGTTACTGTAAATGATGCAGGAGAGAACTGGTTAAAGAGAGGCGCTTATTTAAGCTGATCTAAACAGTTCCTCCACCAGAGCAGCTTAGCtgtacagcatcagttaccatagtGATTTAGCAGGTTTAAAGAGAGACCATCTTTGTGCCACTTGAGAACTTGATGCTCAACTGTCAACCAGTTAATCTCACTCCATAGAACACCTTCCTTGCTTCAGTATAATGACTATGATGTTTAAGTTTCTGATACTGTAAATACCAATCTTTGTGACATCCTTGTCTTGTTTGTCAGGCCGAAATAGCTCAGTTGGGAGAGCGTTAGACTGAAGATCTAAAGGTCCCTGGTTCGATCCCGGGTTTCGGCAGACTGGCGTGTCCTTTAAATGTTGTTGACTGTCAATGTGTAATGATTCAATAGATAGATCATTGGGTTAAAGATGAGTCTAGCCTTGCCAGCCCATTATATGGAACATAAGAGTTAAGCAGAGACTTGACATAGCCAGGCATTCTTTCCATAAACCCCATTCAGAGATAATGATGATCTTAACAGCTGCATGTTAACCTTTAATTATTTCAAGCAAACAAAAATTTTAACAACAAAACCTAATCAGAAGTAATGAGTTAAAGGTCTGTGGTTTGATCCTGGGTTTCGGCAACTCATGGTCACTTTTAAATGTAGGTTTGCTATGATTCAGTGATTTCATGGATTTGATATTGATAACTGAATGAAGACTCTCATGCCAGAACTATGTTATAAACATTTTCAAGTAATGTGTGACAACCAAAGCTCTCAATCAGTCAGTAGGATTCATGTCTGTACAGGATATGGATTTATAAGTTTAGTCCACAGCCTATTCTGAAGTAAATAATGGTCCAGCTGCACTACACTATCATCCTGCTATCTGGGAACAAAAAGCTCTGGTTTGTTTATATTACTGTAAATCAATCACAGTCATCGTAGATGGAGCTCAGCAAAGGATGCGGCCTTCTCTAAAAATAGTGATGGATGGAATTATTGTAGTGTAACGTTTACATTCAGGGAAACAAGCAATATGATTAAAATAGAtaattttactgcaaaataataaataaaaaagaatccaaatcctcagcaaaacttgacattttcagtgtggcAGGTTTAGCAGCAGCTCAGGACCAGACATAAAAAGATGTTTAGTTATCTCCTGCATCCCCAATTGAATACGTTTCCATAGCAACACAACACGTACAGTTTGTCCACTGCAATGTCCTTCAGTGGGATTACAAACATGTAGTTAGGCTTATTATGATGTATTCCCTCATCCCTATGGTTTCCACATACAAGCAGTCCTTGTACTGTAAGTACCgaattttatggcatttttttagAAGCGTTATTCGGCCGAAGTAGCTCAGTTGGGAGAGCGTCAGACTGAAGGTCCGTGGTTCAatcccaggtttcagcagaTGTGTCGATTTTAAGTGTTGTCAGAGCATCAGTGTGTAGCGATTAAATGGATTGATAGCAGAATAGAGACAAATCTTGCATTGCCAGCTCATTACGTGGAACATAAGCAGGCACAGGCCCGAGGAGTGTTCAACAGAACCAGGGATTCTTTCCAATAGTTGCCTCAACAAAACCCAATACCCCAGTTGTAGATAATGATGATCAAGTTTGACATTTGCACGTTAACCAAAAACTTCAACCTTCAGTCATTTTCACCTCAATATCATCCTGTAATAGGGGAACAAAAAGCTCTGatttgtttaaatcaatcagCCAAGGATCTGTATCGCTCATAGAGAAATGTTAGGAAATGTTCAGGTGGAAGGGAAATGCTTCTTCCAGCTCGTCCCAAACTCTGAACACAACCTTCTCTGGAGTaggttagctgtgcagcatcagttgcTATGGTGATCTTACAGGTTAAGAGAGACTgaaatgacactgaaaacttTGACTTTAATTTGGAGTCTATTTAATCGTTTGACAGGGACACTTTCACATTTAATAGCCGGAATGGTTTGCCAAAACCCAGAATTGAACCAGGGACCTTTAGTCTAACACTCGCCCAACTGAGCTACTTCGGcacacaaaatgatacagaaacacCACAAAATTCCAATACACATTCCAGTACAGTGAGTTACATACATGAAATGCTTTATAATCTGAATTGTTGCAGTGCTGAAGGTAACCAGAGGGGTGTACTACAGAGCAACATTGATGGGTTAGTGAGGTTTGTTGTCTCTAAAGTCAGAGGTTTTCGTGTCGCAACGGTATCTCTtttttaacctgctagatcgCCGTGGTATCAGATGCTGCACATCAAAACCTAAAACAACAATCAGAGATAGTAGGTAAACCTTTATTCATGGTGGCATGATACTCAAGAATTGCATTTAGAACTGACACTGTACCTCATGACAGATTTTAAAGCATATGTACAGATttttaatagcatttttttttttgcctattttcAAGCTGAAATAGCTCAGTTGGGAGAGTGTTAGACTGAAGATCTAAATGTCCCTGGTTTGATCCTGTGTTTTGGCAGACTGGTGTCGCTTTTAAATGTGAGCTTGCTGTGACTCAATGATTTCACAGCTTTAAAATTAATAATTGAATGAAGACCTGTTTGCCAGATCTATGGTAAGAGCTTGTTCCAGTAATGTTTGACAACCAAAGCTCTCTGTCAGTCAACAGAGGATCAAGTTCTTTACAAGATGTTGGTTTATGGTATACTGATTACACTCTTATCGTCTGTCCTCTGCACATTGACTGCTGATAGATAATGGAATCACCTGACAACACATAGACCCGGGAGTGGCACTGACGAAATGATTTATAAAACAATGGTACAAAACTGGGAAAGCATTTTGAAAGTGGtgtatttaaactttttttgcaACACAGGAGAAATCTAGATCTAATCTTGAAAAACTGTCAACATTAAAATCTGCACTTGTAGAACATGACACGGCAAATGGAATAGATGTAATTATGGAGCTAAGGATAAAAAAATTAGTATATATTAGTGGGAATTTAGTTccacagaaaacacatgaaatgcaGCATTATCTAATtgaccacaaaaaataaaaaaagtggtAGTagataacctggcaatagccagattaatcattgtgtagtacttgatagtactccacaatatcaatctgggaccgctccatgtaaatctgttcggaggaaagaggcacggattggacaacgcaacagtatgtcccgcctctgacaggtttgtttttagccaatcgtgGGATcgtcacaacgagcggagccagttggcagattaaactcttaccaaaacccgtaggtaaaaaagcacaaacatcttcaccatccagaaatgcgcaaagcgcctctcgttgttcttccttcaaagaagcgataggagattcagctaaaactgacttaatagcagcatttacacgatcgttgtcctccgttgccatgtttgttttgatctactggcgcttggcgtcgtcttcacacccggatatcccgccccacacacgaatactgctgcgtgattggcccgtgccaacttggctctgtacgaacagtgaatgcgggagcggagcaagatggtttcttgagagatttgtgaactcacaaatatcgcgagaaatcaacttgctggcaaggttaggtAGTAGAATGTAGAGAAGAAGGTCAGTATTGCTTATGTCATATTGGACATCATGAAATATCCAGCTAGAGGACTATAAAGTCTCGAAAGGTGTCCATAGGAGACCAGACATCCTTATAACGCTGACTAGTTGATTGTCTGTCATTGATGAAAACAAGAGAAACCCCATTGTTTGTCAGAAAACTGTCTCtcaaagaaaatctgcaaaaagaaaaataaacctgCAGAATGTGTTGTGAATTAGGAGGAAGCAGAAGAACCACAGCATGTAAACACCTCCTGTCTGACAAAAGAGGTGGTATCCTACCAatagttttcttctttcttctgtaTTTAATCAGCAATGTGGAGCTCCTGTGCAGTTTATTCTGGCTAAACATGCAATGTTAAAAGTAAATCTGTGTAACATTTGCAGCTGGCTCACATGTTGTTCCGTATCCTCATtataaaacagtcaaaaatgtTATTGAAGACTATAAAGTCCTACGCTGACATGTATTCCATTCTGTTAATCTGATGGTCTGAATTTGCACCTCGGTCACCTATTAGTCTTACCAGGTCAGACCTACTAACACTTCTATATCACTTTTAACACGACATAAGTCTGAACTGACTCATCACATTAGCA
Encoded proteins:
- the rpn1 gene encoding dolichyl-diphosphooligosaccharide--protein glycosyltransferase subunit 1, whose protein sequence is MTRRWTLPAACLLLLAAVCSEVSADGLVNEDVKRTVDLGTHLAKITAEIVLSNQGHSSVHSFVLAVEADLAPHLAYIGASVKGDEEEDGTLELEQTTIQGQSGEFYKVHLPSSLAAGAQLKAKVEMTFSHVLKPFPTHITQAERQLVIFQGNHYLYSPYPTRSQTTRVRLASKTVESYTKLGNPSKTDEIIEYGPFRDVAPFSEDTMKIHYENNTPFLTISSITRTIEVSHWGNIAVEETIDLRHTGAILKGPFSRYDYQRQSDSGISSVKSFKTILPASAQDVYYRDEIGNISTSHLQVLDDSVEVEVRPRFPLFGGWKTHYIIGYNLPSYEYLYTLGDQYALKMRLVDHVYDDQVIDSMTVKIILPEGARNINVETPYKITRMPNQLHYTYLDTFGRPVLVATKNNLVEQHIQDVVVHYNFNKILMLQEPLLVVGAFYILFFTVIIYVRLDFAITKDPAAEVRMKVASITEQVLTLVNKRLGLYRHMDEVVNRYKQSRDTGALNSGRKTLEADHRALTNEISSLQARLKAEGSDLADKVGEVQKLDVQVKELVCRSCQEAERLVAGKVKKEAYIESEKTLTSKRQELVSRIDSLLDAL